Proteins encoded within one genomic window of Haloarcula marismortui ATCC 43049:
- the nadE gene encoding NAD(+) synthase, whose product MSKATHPHTLKLPREEHGLATSKAATRRIQGILPVFLENKITEAEANGLVVPLDGSIESTVAAALAVDGIGADYVTGLVMPVQLSDEGPARTAETVASLLDIDCHRLNLQPVLTAFQRVVGETGEPTDDLVAMQNAGERFRMACKYYVANTRNELVVGTVSRTDRLLGSVAKHGENGVDLSLFGDLYRTEIEALADALAVPSNLLDQSSRLMEHTGATDAAELGIDQRDLDSILHFAIDRGCSASTVADKVGVGESVVERTIQWCASTRHKRHTPPKPSMDN is encoded by the coding sequence GTGAGCAAAGCGACGCACCCTCACACGCTCAAACTCCCGCGTGAGGAACACGGATTGGCGACCTCGAAGGCAGCGACCAGACGGATACAGGGAATCCTTCCGGTGTTTCTGGAGAACAAGATCACGGAGGCGGAGGCCAATGGACTGGTCGTGCCGCTTGATGGCAGCATCGAATCGACGGTTGCGGCGGCGCTAGCTGTCGACGGTATCGGGGCCGACTACGTGACCGGACTGGTGATGCCGGTACAGCTAAGCGATGAAGGGCCTGCCCGGACGGCTGAAACCGTCGCGTCGCTGCTGGATATCGACTGTCACCGGCTCAACCTGCAGCCGGTACTGACGGCGTTCCAGCGGGTCGTCGGTGAAACCGGTGAGCCGACCGACGACCTCGTGGCGATGCAAAACGCCGGCGAACGCTTCCGGATGGCGTGTAAGTACTACGTCGCAAACACCAGAAACGAACTCGTCGTTGGGACGGTCTCCCGGACTGACCGACTGCTGGGTTCCGTTGCGAAACACGGCGAGAACGGCGTGGACCTGTCGCTGTTTGGCGACCTCTATCGAACTGAGATCGAGGCCCTTGCTGATGCGCTCGCGGTTCCATCGAACCTACTCGACCAGTCTTCACGTTTAATGGAGCACACTGGTGCAACTGATGCGGCGGAGCTGGGCATCGACCAGCGAGACCTCGACAGCATCCTCCACTTCGCGATTGATAGGGGCTGCTCCGCGTCGACAGTGGCCGACAAAGTCGGTGTTGGCGAATCTGTCGTCGAGCGAACGATTCAGTGGTGTGCCAGTACGCGCCACAAGCGACACACGCCACCAAAGCCCTCGATGGATAACTGA
- a CDS encoding 30S ribosomal protein S17e yields the protein MQADPKEIIDIGDRLLSEYPELFTEQYETNTRLVQRLASVDSFRTQTRLTRYITRKKRTRNGSQS from the coding sequence ATGCAGGCCGACCCCAAGGAGATAATCGATATCGGCGACAGGCTACTGTCGGAGTATCCTGAACTGTTTACTGAGCAGTACGAGACAAACACTCGTCTCGTTCAGCGACTTGCCAGCGTGGATTCGTTTCGTACACAAACCCGACTCACCAGATACATCACCCGCAAAAAACGGACACGGAACGGCTCGCAAAGCTGA
- a CDS encoding 5'-deoxyadenosine deaminase, producing the protein MLLTGTVVSDSETVLQDGAVVVSGDRIEAVGSRAELESQYADHEHQSYDVLLPGLVGGHIHSVQSLGRGIADDTELLDWLFDYILPMEASLTAEEMEVAAKLGYLEMIESGTTTCIDHLSVAHADRAFEAAGEIGIRGVLGKVLMDQRSPDGLLEDTQAALDESERLIQQYHGAYNDRIRYAVTPRFAVSCSEACLRGVRELVDKYDGVRIHTHASENQSEIETVKEDTGMRNIHWLDEVGLTGEDVVLAHCVWTDESEREVLAETGTHVTHCPSSNMKLASGIAPIWDYRDRGINVAIGNDGPPCNNTLDAFTEMRQASLLQKVDQLDPTVTPAAEIFEMATRNGAKAAGFEELGAIREGWRADIVGLDTDLTRATPLHDVLSHLVFAAHGDDVRFTMVDGNVLMEQGEVTTIDADAVRSQASTMGLEMDLEDARKSAQEQKP; encoded by the coding sequence ATGTTACTCACTGGGACTGTCGTTTCGGATTCTGAGACCGTCCTGCAGGACGGAGCGGTCGTCGTTTCCGGGGACCGTATCGAGGCCGTGGGTTCCCGGGCCGAACTCGAATCGCAGTACGCTGACCACGAACACCAGTCATACGACGTGCTGTTGCCGGGGCTCGTCGGTGGCCACATCCATTCCGTACAGAGTCTCGGCCGCGGCATCGCCGACGATACGGAACTACTCGATTGGCTGTTCGACTACATTCTGCCGATGGAAGCCTCCCTCACGGCCGAGGAGATGGAAGTCGCGGCGAAACTGGGCTATCTGGAGATGATCGAAAGCGGGACCACGACCTGCATTGACCACCTGTCGGTCGCTCACGCGGACCGCGCCTTTGAAGCGGCGGGTGAGATCGGCATCCGCGGCGTGCTCGGGAAGGTGCTGATGGACCAGCGCTCGCCCGACGGCCTGCTAGAGGACACACAGGCCGCACTGGACGAATCTGAGCGACTGATTCAGCAGTATCACGGTGCCTATAACGACCGGATCCGGTACGCTGTCACACCCCGTTTTGCCGTCTCGTGTAGCGAGGCCTGTCTCCGTGGGGTGCGCGAACTCGTGGACAAATACGACGGTGTCCGCATCCACACCCACGCCAGTGAGAACCAGAGCGAAATCGAGACGGTGAAAGAAGACACTGGGATGCGAAACATCCACTGGCTTGACGAGGTGGGACTCACCGGGGAGGACGTTGTTCTTGCGCACTGTGTCTGGACCGACGAGAGCGAGCGCGAAGTCCTCGCAGAGACGGGGACTCACGTCACGCACTGCCCGTCCTCGAATATGAAACTCGCAAGTGGTATCGCACCGATCTGGGACTACCGTGACCGCGGTATCAACGTCGCAATCGGCAACGACGGACCGCCCTGTAACAACACCCTCGACGCCTTTACCGAGATGCGACAGGCAAGCCTCCTGCAGAAGGTTGACCAGCTAGACCCGACGGTGACACCGGCAGCCGAAATCTTCGAGATGGCGACGCGAAACGGTGCGAAAGCCGCCGGCTTCGAGGAACTCGGTGCAATCCGGGAGGGATGGCGCGCTGACATTGTCGGCCTCGATACGGACCTCACGCGGGCAACGCCGCTGCACGACGTACTCTCCCATCTGGTGTTTGCGGCCCACGGCGACGATGTCCGCTTCACGATGGTCGACGGGAACGTCCTCATGGAACAGGGTGAGGTAACCACTATCGACGCCGACGCCGTCCGCTCTCAGGCCTCGACGATGGGCCTTGAGATGGACCTCGAAGACGCACGCAAGTCCGCACAGGAACAGAAGCCCTGA
- the phnE gene encoding phosphonate ABC transporter, permease protein PhnE has product MSEKYSGPDAAQHAATGLSKGQLTTLLGGCVILATAAWIAEVDPMALFAAGAREQMGAFVAEGFPPETGREYLLGRSLRDGLLWAIVETLAISVVGTTLAVALAVPLGLTSAATVTHRGPLYRNASAGRIAVGRGLYHASRTVLSFLRSVPGIVWGFLFVTAIGLGPFAGVLALAVHNAGVLGKLYADFLEDTDPMTTEAVAGSGATRLQAVCHGMVPQVTPTIASYTLYRWECTIRSAAILGFVGAGGVGYYLVITIQRLQYGKLSTAILAVFALVVTSDWLGSQLRTRLG; this is encoded by the coding sequence ATGTCTGAAAAATATAGCGGTCCAGATGCCGCCCAGCACGCTGCGACCGGACTCTCGAAAGGCCAGCTCACGACACTCCTCGGCGGCTGTGTCATTCTAGCGACTGCGGCGTGGATCGCCGAAGTGGATCCGATGGCCCTGTTCGCCGCCGGTGCTCGTGAGCAGATGGGCGCGTTCGTTGCCGAGGGCTTCCCACCGGAGACTGGCCGTGAATACCTGCTGGGACGAAGCCTTCGGGATGGCCTGCTGTGGGCTATCGTCGAAACCCTGGCTATCAGCGTTGTCGGAACCACACTCGCTGTCGCGCTCGCCGTCCCACTCGGTCTGACCAGTGCCGCCACCGTCACCCATCGTGGCCCGCTATACAGAAACGCTTCAGCCGGCCGTATTGCCGTCGGACGCGGTCTCTATCACGCCAGCCGAACCGTGCTCAGCTTTCTGCGCTCCGTCCCCGGCATCGTCTGGGGATTCCTGTTCGTTACCGCTATCGGCCTCGGCCCGTTTGCGGGCGTTCTCGCGCTGGCAGTTCACAACGCCGGTGTCCTGGGAAAACTGTACGCCGACTTCCTTGAAGACACGGACCCGATGACGACCGAGGCGGTTGCCGGAAGTGGTGCGACTCGCCTGCAGGCGGTCTGTCACGGGATGGTTCCGCAGGTGACGCCCACAATCGCCTCGTACACGCTGTACCGCTGGGAGTGTACCATTCGGTCGGCCGCCATCCTCGGGTTCGTGGGTGCGGGTGGCGTCGGATACTATCTCGTCATCACCATTCAGCGGTTGCAGTACGGAAAACTCTCGACCGCCATCCTTGCCGTGTTTGCGCTGGTCGTCACGAGCGACTGGCTCGGGTCTCAGTTGCGGACGCGGCTCGGCTGA
- a CDS encoding phosphonate ABC transporter ATP-binding protein, whose amino-acid sequence MKSKYTARPEGKQSGQGLVFDSVTKRFGGKVAVRDVSLKLEAGERVAVIGPSGAGKTTLLRLAAGALQPDVGTVRFDGSSSTGSTATLAYQGETLVDRRTALSNVLTGRLGALSWLRGFIEPLLPQHPEPALERLDAVGLVGRADVPVKSLSAGERQRVAFARALMQDAEVVLADEPTANLDPSSRRNVIDVLDAALDGELLVTVLHEVDLALEHFDRIVGMADGRVRFDTPARAVTDDQLDALFAAGASTPGTDAERTGTEKESDIPVPWYV is encoded by the coding sequence GTGAAGAGCAAGTACACAGCGCGGCCAGAGGGCAAACAATCAGGCCAGGGGCTCGTTTTCGATAGTGTCACCAAGCGATTCGGCGGGAAAGTTGCGGTACGGGATGTCTCGCTCAAACTGGAAGCCGGTGAACGGGTCGCCGTCATCGGCCCGTCGGGAGCCGGCAAAACCACGCTTCTCAGGCTGGCAGCCGGCGCGTTGCAGCCTGATGTTGGAACAGTTCGCTTCGACGGGAGCAGCAGTACGGGTTCGACCGCGACGCTTGCGTATCAGGGGGAGACGCTCGTGGACCGGCGGACAGCACTGTCGAACGTCCTCACTGGACGCCTCGGAGCCCTGTCCTGGCTCCGTGGCTTCATCGAGCCACTGCTGCCCCAGCATCCAGAGCCAGCCCTCGAACGACTCGATGCTGTCGGGCTAGTTGGCCGTGCTGATGTCCCCGTGAAATCGTTGAGTGCCGGCGAACGCCAGCGGGTCGCCTTCGCACGGGCCCTCATGCAGGATGCCGAGGTCGTGTTGGCCGACGAACCGACAGCGAACCTCGACCCCAGCTCCCGTCGGAACGTTATCGACGTTCTCGACGCCGCCCTCGACGGGGAACTGCTGGTCACCGTCCTTCACGAGGTCGACCTGGCACTGGAGCACTTCGACCGGATTGTCGGCATGGCGGATGGCCGAGTCAGGTTTGATACGCCCGCACGGGCGGTGACCGACGACCAACTGGATGCCCTCTTTGCGGCGGGAGCATCCACGCCGGGTACCGACGCCGAACGAACGGGAACAGAGAAAGAGAGCGATATCCCGGTTCCGTGGTATGTCTGA
- the phnD gene encoding phosphate/phosphite/phosphonate ABC transporter substrate-binding protein has protein sequence MRPTRREFLGTAAALSLSGCLGGTATPTLTVGIVPDVDPDTAIEQNTELAAYLATELDVETELRTAADYAGMVQAMVAGQVDIAYYGGVSYILAHHRAGAKPVAVGSRNGQTEWHSVFIAPSDSDLTGMADVVETASETELVFGDPLSTSGTVMPTYHLRTEYSLHTDAFAQVTHVGAHDATAATVGRTSGVVGALNARIYARLLAEDAVDGVQELWRTPGFPDYPWAVAPSLEATTADAVQTAFTTLDSKGRTDILDQQAVDQYVGVSHDAFTSLETAVEMAGIERGGDG, from the coding sequence ATGCGACCCACGAGGCGTGAATTCCTGGGAACAGCGGCAGCGCTCTCACTGTCAGGCTGTCTCGGAGGGACAGCAACGCCGACGCTGACGGTCGGTATCGTGCCCGACGTGGACCCGGATACCGCCATCGAACAGAACACCGAACTCGCGGCGTATCTGGCGACCGAACTTGACGTCGAGACCGAGCTACGCACAGCGGCTGACTATGCCGGGATGGTACAGGCGATGGTCGCGGGCCAGGTCGATATTGCCTATTACGGTGGTGTATCGTACATTCTGGCGCATCATCGAGCAGGCGCAAAGCCAGTCGCCGTCGGGTCACGGAATGGACAGACAGAGTGGCACTCCGTGTTCATCGCCCCGTCAGATAGTGACCTGACAGGAATGGCAGACGTAGTCGAGACTGCAAGCGAGACCGAACTGGTGTTTGGCGACCCGCTCTCGACCAGTGGAACCGTGATGCCGACGTACCACCTTCGGACAGAGTACAGCCTACACACCGACGCGTTCGCACAGGTCACACACGTCGGTGCCCACGACGCAACGGCAGCGACAGTCGGCCGGACGAGCGGTGTCGTCGGGGCCCTGAACGCCCGCATCTACGCCAGACTACTCGCAGAGGACGCTGTTGATGGGGTACAAGAGCTCTGGCGGACCCCCGGTTTCCCTGATTACCCGTGGGCCGTTGCCCCGTCGCTAGAGGCAACGACAGCGGACGCTGTGCAGACGGCGTTCACGACCCTCGATTCGAAAGGGCGAACGGACATTCTCGACCAGCAGGCTGTCGACCAGTACGTCGGGGTGAGCCACGACGCGTTCACCTCGCTGGAAACGGCCGTCGAGATGGCTGGCATCGAACGGGGAGGCGACGGGTGA
- a CDS encoding Rid family detoxifying hydrolase: MKRTISTADAPDAVGAYSQATTNGSLVFTAGQIPMTPDGDLLDDKPIATQAEQALSNVEAVLASEGLEMSDVLKVTVYLDDIDDFEDMNDTYAGFFDEAPPARSAVEVANLPKGVGVEIEAIATND, from the coding sequence ATGAAACGGACTATCAGCACGGCCGATGCACCCGATGCAGTCGGGGCGTACAGTCAGGCAACGACAAACGGTTCGCTCGTGTTCACCGCGGGCCAGATTCCGATGACGCCCGACGGCGACCTGCTGGACGACAAACCGATAGCGACACAGGCGGAACAGGCGCTATCGAACGTCGAAGCGGTGCTGGCATCTGAGGGGCTGGAGATGAGTGACGTATTGAAGGTGACCGTCTATCTTGATGACATCGACGACTTTGAGGACATGAACGACACGTATGCCGGCTTCTTCGACGAAGCGCCGCCGGCCCGGAGCGCAGTTGAGGTCGCAAATCTGCCAAAGGGTGTCGGCGTCGAAATCGAAGCCATCGCAACGAACGACTGA
- a CDS encoding nucleotidyltransferase family protein, with the protein MSGQHRTRVGGVILAAGRSSRYESGNKLLATIDGKAVVRQVTETACKSSLSDAVAVLGHEKVAVAAALDGLSLSVQHNDEYATGQSASVRHGVEFARSAGWDAALFLLGDMPFVRVETIEELLEAYRTGTATVVVPEHEGRRGNPVLFDNCHFDSLASVSGDRGGRDIIETTEKTAFIEVSDPGVHWDIDTDADLAEFTDRRDSL; encoded by the coding sequence ATGAGCGGTCAACATCGGACCAGAGTCGGCGGTGTCATCCTCGCTGCTGGGCGGAGTTCTCGATACGAGTCGGGTAACAAACTGCTGGCGACTATCGATGGGAAAGCAGTCGTCCGACAGGTGACCGAAACCGCCTGCAAGTCATCGCTGTCGGACGCTGTCGCCGTCCTCGGCCACGAAAAAGTGGCCGTCGCTGCTGCGCTGGATGGCCTCTCGCTCTCAGTTCAGCATAACGACGAGTACGCGACCGGCCAGAGTGCGTCGGTTCGACATGGAGTCGAGTTTGCCCGTTCGGCCGGCTGGGACGCCGCCCTGTTCTTGCTGGGCGATATGCCGTTTGTACGCGTCGAAACCATCGAGGAGCTTCTCGAAGCGTACCGTACAGGAACGGCAACCGTTGTTGTTCCCGAGCACGAGGGGAGACGGGGTAATCCGGTGCTTTTCGACAACTGCCATTTCGATTCGCTCGCCTCTGTCTCCGGCGACCGCGGCGGTCGAGATATCATCGAGACCACCGAGAAGACAGCGTTCATCGAGGTTTCGGACCCCGGCGTCCACTGGGATATCGATACCGATGCTGACCTCGCCGAGTTCACCGACCGCCGCGACAGCCTGTAA
- the yqeC gene encoding selenium cofactor biosynthesis protein YqeC, which yields MDLAAALGLGSSAAVAFVGAGGKKSAMGKLTVEGTDEGYDVGYTTTTAMPPPPNLPLTLTDPDGWRTDLKTRDPPIAVAREEVADPARVNRKVRGFEASVMEQLSDAGLFDWLLVKADGARKREFKAPSDGEPVVPSTATHVVPVASVAAVGEALTTDVVHRPERVADITGLRVGDTITAAAVGTVLTHPNGGLRNAPAEASVIPLVNKADTEPQRRIATDVLTHALSQTERCSRGVITSFASDICEEVSRSDVQEEKQR from the coding sequence ATGGATCTGGCTGCTGCGCTGGGCCTGGGTTCCAGCGCCGCTGTCGCCTTTGTCGGGGCCGGCGGAAAGAAATCCGCGATGGGAAAACTGACCGTTGAGGGGACCGACGAGGGATACGACGTAGGCTACACGACAACGACGGCGATGCCGCCCCCGCCCAACCTGCCTCTGACGCTCACCGACCCGGACGGGTGGCGTACCGACCTCAAGACGCGCGACCCGCCGATTGCTGTCGCTCGCGAGGAGGTAGCCGATCCGGCGCGAGTCAACCGGAAGGTTCGCGGATTCGAGGCGAGTGTGATGGAGCAGCTATCCGATGCCGGACTCTTCGACTGGCTTCTCGTCAAGGCTGACGGGGCACGCAAGCGGGAGTTCAAAGCGCCTAGCGACGGAGAGCCAGTCGTCCCGAGTACAGCGACCCACGTCGTCCCGGTCGCCTCAGTCGCCGCCGTCGGTGAAGCGCTGACGACGGACGTGGTCCATCGACCGGAGCGGGTCGCGGATATCACCGGCCTTCGTGTGGGCGACACGATTACTGCGGCGGCTGTCGGGACAGTGCTCACACATCCCAACGGTGGCCTCCGAAACGCGCCAGCCGAGGCGTCTGTGATACCGCTAGTCAACAAAGCGGATACCGAACCACAGCGGCGTATCGCTACTGACGTGCTCACCCACGCGCTTTCACAGACAGAGCGGTGTTCTCGGGGCGTCATCACATCGTTCGCGTCGGATATCTGTGAAGAGGTCTCAAGATCGGATGTGCAAGAGGAGAAGCAGCGATGA
- a CDS encoding sulfurtransferase TusA family protein, with protein sequence MARVDVRGEICPRPALIVRQALSDLDTGETLVVRGDYPPAEENLRRMCTTHGIDVTTAETAGESDEFELELRVTEMASLSEA encoded by the coding sequence ATGGCCCGCGTAGACGTTCGTGGTGAAATCTGCCCCCGGCCAGCGCTCATTGTCCGGCAGGCGCTTTCGGACCTCGATACCGGCGAGACGCTCGTCGTTCGAGGTGATTACCCGCCGGCCGAAGAGAACCTCCGGCGGATGTGTACGACGCACGGCATCGACGTGACGACCGCGGAGACTGCTGGCGAGTCCGACGAGTTCGAACTGGAACTTCGGGTGACCGAGATGGCGTCGCTATCGGAGGCCTGA
- the selD gene encoding selenide, water dikinase SelD, protein MGPDAATDDDDETTRLTEYTELHGCSCKVGQSDLDSLLADAGLTGESDALLFGIGEDAAARKLTDDLALVSTVDFFTPIVDDPYDFGRIAACNAASDAFATGAVENVDCLVVLGLPRALTESAAPILAGMADALDAMDGVIAGGHTIMSPWPFAGGAISATGRPDALLTSQGASPGDRLYLTKPLGTQPAMGATRVTDEQFVETVTDATDRPLDTIASEAIAWMTTPNRDATVACREYATAATDITGFGLVGQSRVVAARSNVGIELTHLPVITGTPALSTLFGYGLTAGESAETSGGLFVSVPPTATDAVETAFDDAGVFYRAVGRVTAGRGVSLSDPTIEEVSR, encoded by the coding sequence GTGGGACCCGACGCGGCGACTGACGATGACGACGAGACGACGCGCCTGACGGAGTACACGGAACTCCACGGCTGTTCCTGCAAAGTTGGCCAGAGCGACCTCGATTCGCTGCTCGCCGATGCCGGCCTCACCGGTGAGAGCGACGCGTTGCTGTTCGGCATTGGCGAGGACGCCGCTGCGCGGAAACTTACCGACGACCTCGCGCTGGTCTCGACGGTGGATTTCTTCACACCCATCGTCGACGACCCGTACGACTTCGGCCGTATCGCCGCCTGCAACGCCGCTAGCGATGCCTTCGCTACGGGTGCGGTCGAGAATGTCGACTGCTTGGTCGTCCTCGGACTCCCACGAGCACTAACCGAGAGCGCAGCGCCAATTCTCGCCGGCATGGCTGACGCACTGGACGCGATGGATGGCGTCATCGCCGGCGGTCACACCATTATGAGTCCGTGGCCCTTCGCCGGCGGGGCCATCTCGGCAACGGGGCGTCCCGACGCCCTCCTCACCTCGCAGGGAGCCAGTCCCGGCGACCGGCTCTACCTGACCAAACCGCTCGGGACACAGCCAGCTATGGGGGCGACCCGCGTGACTGACGAGCAGTTCGTCGAGACGGTCACCGACGCCACTGACCGGCCGCTCGACACCATTGCTTCGGAGGCTATTGCGTGGATGACCACACCGAACCGGGACGCAACAGTCGCGTGCCGCGAATACGCGACAGCCGCGACTGATATTACCGGCTTCGGCCTCGTCGGGCAGAGCCGCGTGGTGGCCGCCCGCTCGAACGTCGGTATCGAACTGACACATCTCCCGGTCATCACGGGAACGCCTGCCCTCTCGACGCTTTTCGGATACGGGCTGACTGCGGGCGAGAGCGCGGAGACCAGCGGGGGACTGTTCGTCTCCGTCCCGCCGACTGCGACTGACGCCGTCGAAACGGCGTTCGACGACGCCGGCGTGTTCTACCGTGCTGTCGGACGTGTTACGGCCGGACGCGGTGTCTCACTTTCGGACCCGACTATCGAAGAAGTCAGCCGCTAA